AATCTGCTGGCGGTACCTTATGCCCAGTCCAGACGGTTTCATGCTTTGTCGGTTTGCTGACTATAGGCCGCTTTTGGTCCTCGGCGTGGTCAATCTAAGCGGCCGCTATGAAGGCGCAAAGCTGCCATGCCTGCCACGCTTCACTTCCTGAGCATCTCCGACAATTGTTGCGGAGAAGCCATCACGCCGGCCTCGGTCAGGTAGCCAGACACCAAGGCGGCAGGCGTGATGTCGAACGCGGGATTACGTGCTGGAGACCCGACGGTAGCGACGCGGCGCATGATGCCCTCTTCGTCGGGCCCTTTCAGGAAACGCACTTCTTCTTCGGAGCGCTCTTCGATCGGAACGCTGGCTCCGTCGGCTGTGTCGGGGTCAAAGGTGCTTGACGGAAGCGCGACATAAAAAGGCACGCCATGCGCCGCCGCGGCCAGTGCCTTCAGGTAAGTCCCGATCTTGTTGCAGACGTCGCCATTGGCGGTGACGCGATCGGTCCCGACGATCACCATGTCGACCTCGCCGCGCTGCATCAGCAGCCCGCCGGCATTGTCGGTGACGAAGCTGTGCGGAACGCCGTGGCTGGCAAGCTCGAAGGCGGTCAGTGCGCCCTGGTTGCGCGGCCGCGTCTCGTCCACCCATACGTGGAGCGGGATTCCCCTGTCGTGCGCGAGATAGAGCGGCGCGGTCGCGGTGCCCCAGTCGACCGTGGCCAGCCATCCCGGATTGCAGTGAGTCATGACGTTGACCGCGCCGCCCTTCCTTCGCGCCATCTCCTCGATCAGCGGCAGCGCGGCCTCGCCGATCGCCCGGTTCACGGCGACATCCTCGTCACAGATCGCGGCGGCGCAGGCATAGGCGGCGGTGGCGCGCTCGGCAGGAGCAAGCGGGA
This is a stretch of genomic DNA from Sphingomonas sp. BT-65. It encodes these proteins:
- the mtnA gene encoding S-methyl-5-thioribose-1-phosphate isomerase, which codes for MKIEGHATRSIWLEPDGWSVGIFDQRHLPWEVRRMRLIRMEDAAEAIADMATRGAPLIGAVAAYGLALALREDPSDAGLETAFATLLRTRPTAVNLRWALDRVRAAVLPLAPAERATAAYACAAAICDEDVAVNRAIGEAALPLIEEMARRKGGAVNVMTHCNPGWLATVDWGTATAPLYLAHDRGIPLHVWVDETRPRNQGALTAFELASHGVPHSFVTDNAGGLLMQRGEVDMVIVGTDRVTANGDVCNKIGTYLKALAAAAHGVPFYVALPSSTFDPDTADGASVPIEERSEEEVRFLKGPDEEGIMRRVATVGSPARNPAFDITPAALVSGYLTEAGVMASPQQLSEMLRK